In the genome of Arabidopsis thaliana chromosome 4, partial sequence, the window CCACATTCCATGTGAAGATCAGAGACCATACCACCATCCGATGATGATCCCATACATGTCTTGTCGTGATCCAAACTCGTCATGTCTAGTGATGACAACAAAATCTTCTCATAATTCTGATGATGATCACCACTGATGTTGACACTGTTGTTATTGTCGACGTAAAGCAAATTTAGCAAGGACTCGTGATCAGGGCCATGACTCGAAGGTGATGACAGCGAACCGATCATCATCTGCTCCCAACCACATGCTATGGTTTGATGATGACAATGGTGATGATAGGGGTGGCCGGTGGTCCTTGAAGGCTGCTTCATTAGCTGCTCCCACTGATCACAAACTTGgattttcatcttctcatgTTGATGATTATGAGGAGGGGATGATAGCAAAGGTGGCAACTGATTGTTGTAATTAAGATCCGGAGCGTCATTAACTTCAAGCCTTTGCGTCTGATTATCATTgttataataattattgtcTTGTAGCGATGAGTCTCTGCCTTTGTTGAACACTCTGCACAAGACCCAGTCTTCCTGTGTCCACATACCGACAGAAAACGAGAGGACATcgttaaaaaataatcaaataaacgtatgtatataaaaatgcATGAAATGTTACGTTACGTGCGGTCTCGTGCATGCAAATGACCAAACACGCATTAAAGCcacttttgtctctttcttcaatttttattttgtttttttgttttatctgcATATATTCGTCATTCCTTCTTTTAACTTGCTGTCATCTCATCATGCTCACCCATGCA includes:
- the NAC074 gene encoding NAC domain containing protein 74 (NAC domain containing protein 74 (NAC074); FUNCTIONS IN: sequence-specific DNA binding transcription factor activity; INVOLVED IN: multicellular organismal development, regulation of transcription; LOCATED IN: cellular_component unknown; EXPRESSED IN: 18 plant structures; EXPRESSED DURING: 13 growth stages; CONTAINS InterPro DOMAIN/s: No apical meristem (NAM) protein (InterPro:IPR003441); BEST Arabidopsis thaliana protein match is: NAC (No Apical Meristem) domain transcriptional regulator superfamily protein (TAIR:AT1G76420.1); Has 30201 Blast hits to 17322 proteins in 780 species: Archae - 12; Bacteria - 1396; Metazoa - 17338; Fungi - 3422; Plants - 5037; Viruses - 0; Other Eukaryotes - 2996 (source: NCBI BLink).), which translates into the protein MGLKDIGSKLPPGFRFHPSDEELVCHYLCNKIRAKSDHGDVDDDDDDVDEALKGSTDLVEIDLHICEPWELPDVAKLNAKEWYFFSFRDRKYATGYRTNRATVSGYWKATGKDRTVMDPRTRQLVGMRKTLVFYRNRAPNGIKTTWIMHEFRLECPNIPPKEDWVLCRVFNKGRDSSLQDNNYYNNDNQTQRLEVNDAPDLNYNNQLPPLLSSPPHNHQHEKMKIQVCDQWEQLMKQPSRTTGHPYHHHCHHQTIACGWEQMMIGSLSSPSSHGPDHESLLNLLYVDNNNSVNISGDHHQNYEKILLSSLDMTSLDHDKTCMGSSSDGGMVSDLHMECGGLSFETENILAFQ
- the NAC074 gene encoding NAC domain containing protein 74 (NAC domain containing protein 74 (NAC074); FUNCTIONS IN: sequence-specific DNA binding transcription factor activity; INVOLVED IN: multicellular organismal development, regulation of transcription; LOCATED IN: cellular_component unknown; EXPRESSED IN: 18 plant structures; EXPRESSED DURING: 13 growth stages; CONTAINS InterPro DOMAIN/s: No apical meristem (NAM) protein (InterPro:IPR003441); BEST Arabidopsis thaliana protein match is: NAC (No Apical Meristem) domain transcriptional regulator superfamily protein (TAIR:AT5G53950.1); Has 30201 Blast hits to 17322 proteins in 780 species: Archae - 12; Bacteria - 1396; Metazoa - 17338; Fungi - 3422; Plants - 5037; Viruses - 0; Other Eukaryotes - 2996 (source: NCBI BLink).) — translated: MGLKDIGSKLPPGFRFHPSDEELVCHYLCNKIRAKSDHGDVDDDDDDVDEALKGSTDLVEIDLHICEPWELPDVAKLNAKEWYFFSFRDRKYATGYRTNRATVSGYWKATGKDRTVMDPRTRQLEDWVLCRVFNKGRDSSLQDNNYYNNDNQTQRLEVNDAPDLNYNNQLPPLLSSPPHNHQHEKMKIQVCDQWEQLMKQPSRTTGHPYHHHCHHQTIACGWEQMMIGSLSSPSSHGPDHESLLNLLYVDNNNSVNISGDHHQNYEKILLSSLDMTSLDHDKTCMGSSSDGGMVSDLHMECGGLSFETENILAFQ